One segment of Pantoea sp. Lij88 DNA contains the following:
- a CDS encoding glycosyltransferase, with product MDDERTAQSMDKAMKNNDNVRKQRIVLVTDLMAGRGGMENVTGQLITALNAEPGTEAGLFIINSGEESHSRAWTANAVLAESVCTLRNKKIKNLIHTLRMAAFFRRYQPDHVLTLNTIPCLMTRRAITLSGRKIVLSSWMHLPPRERYRPHYLLRADHHFAISKQIKEQLVELGARATDVDVIYNPIRRNDVVIGRPQALKFLYIGRVHFQRQKQLKDLFDALTHLDAPWTLEIVGDGEDLTQCQHYVAELGIQDRITWHGWQENAWEYVRQHIKQVTCLLMTSNFEGFPLILLEAMSRGVYCVSSDCISGPSEIIQNGINGQLYPTSDSMALAAILNAMSGDFHFPDHQVIKASITGFYEENYMKHLMSVFNRLTEVKHDE from the coding sequence GATGGCCGGTCGGGGGGGTATGGAAAATGTCACCGGTCAGTTAATCACGGCTCTGAATGCGGAACCCGGCACGGAAGCCGGGCTGTTTATTATTAACAGCGGAGAGGAAAGCCACTCCCGCGCCTGGACCGCCAACGCCGTCCTGGCAGAGAGCGTCTGCACGCTGCGGAATAAGAAGATAAAAAACCTTATTCACACGCTGAGAATGGCCGCCTTCTTTCGTCGCTATCAGCCCGATCATGTCCTGACTCTGAACACCATCCCCTGTCTGATGACGCGCCGCGCCATTACGCTGTCCGGACGTAAAATCGTCCTGTCGAGCTGGATGCACCTGCCTCCGCGCGAGCGTTATCGCCCACATTATCTGCTGCGGGCCGATCACCATTTTGCCATCAGTAAGCAGATCAAAGAGCAGCTGGTGGAATTAGGTGCGCGTGCCACTGACGTTGACGTTATCTATAACCCGATCAGGCGCAATGATGTCGTTATCGGCAGACCCCAGGCGCTGAAGTTTCTCTATATCGGTCGCGTTCATTTTCAGCGGCAGAAACAGCTTAAAGATCTGTTTGATGCGTTAACGCATCTGGATGCACCCTGGACGCTGGAGATTGTCGGTGACGGAGAAGATCTGACGCAGTGTCAGCACTACGTGGCGGAACTCGGGATTCAGGATCGCATCACCTGGCATGGCTGGCAGGAGAACGCCTGGGAGTACGTCCGCCAGCATATCAAACAGGTCACCTGTCTGCTGATGACCTCGAACTTCGAAGGCTTCCCGCTGATTCTGCTGGAGGCGATGTCGCGTGGTGTCTACTGCGTCTCATCCGACTGCATCAGCGGCCCGTCAGAAATTATTCAGAACGGTATTAATGGCCAGCTTTATCCGACCAGTGACAGCATGGCGCTGGCCGCAATTCTCAACGCCATGAGCGGGGATTTCCACTTCCCTGATCATCAGGTTATTAAAGCGAGCATCACCGGTTTTTATGAGGAAAATTATATGAAGCACCTGATGAGCGTGTTTAACCGTCTTACTGAGGTTAAGCATGACGAATAA